Proteins from a genomic interval of Papaver somniferum cultivar HN1 chromosome 4, ASM357369v1, whole genome shotgun sequence:
- the LOC113274847 gene encoding cytochrome P450 87A3-like isoform X2: protein MLSVSLCIGTLILICITHWVYRWRNPKCNGKLPPGSMGIPLLGESLQFFAPNTSSDVPPFIKKRMKRFGPVFKTSLVGRSVIVSTDPEINYFIFQQEGKLFQSWYPDTFTEIFGKQNVGSLHGFMYKYLKNMVLNLFGPESLKQKLLPQVAQAARSNLSSWANQDSVEVKEATANGLISFPLDIPGTAYHKCLQGRKKAMKMLKDLLQERRTAPKISHVDFFDYVLEELDKEGTVLTEAIALDLMFVLLFASFETTSLAITLAIKLLTENPAVLAELTEEHEEIIRNRENKDSELTWQEYKSMTFTAKVINETVRLANIVPAIFRKSLKDIQIKGYTIPAGWAVMVCPTAVHLNPDKYKDPLEFNPRRWDVSNIPHIFLSLLPGYQTFAYFLRGTHSHQINLSQGVESNGASKHFMAFGGGMRFCVGTDFTKVQMAVFLHCLVTKYRWTAIKGGNIVRTPGLAFPNGLHIKILEKDN, encoded by the exons ATGTTATCAGTAAGTTTATGCATTGGTACCTTAATTCTTATCTGCATTACTCACTGGGTCTACAGATGGAGAAATCCCAAATGCAATGGAAAACTTCCTCCTGGTTCAATGGGTATCCCACTTCTTGGCGAAAGTCTTCAGTTCTTTGCACCAAATACTTCATCTGATGTTCCTCCTTTCATCAAGAAAAGAATGAAAAG ATTTGGCCCAGTTTTTAAAACTAGCTTGGTTGGGCGATCAGTCATCGTATCGACAGACCCAGAAATAAATTACTTTATTTtccaacaagaaggaaaattattCCAGAGTTGGTATCCTGATACTTTTACGGAGATATTTGGGAAACAGAATGTAGGATCCTTACACGGGTTCATGTACAAGTACCTGAAGAACATGGTTCTGAATCTCTTTGGTCCTGAAAGTCTAAAACAAAAGCTCCTCCCTCAGGTGGCACAGGCGGCAAGAAGCAATTTGTCTTCATGGGCTAATCAGGATAGCGTAGAAGTGAAAGAAGCCACTGCAAAT GGATTGATTTCTTTCCCTCTAGACATTCCTGGTACCGCATACCACAAATGTTTACAG GGTCGGAAAAAAGCAATGAAGATGTTGAAAGATTTGCTACAAGAGAGACGAACAGCACCAAAAATTAGTCATGTGGACTTCTTTGATTATGTCCTTGAAGAACTAGATAAAGAAGGAACAGTACTAACTGAAGCAATTGCGCTGGACTTAATGTTTGTCCTTCTCTTTGCAAGCTTTGAGACTACTTCCTTAGCGATAACATTAGCCATTAAGTTACTAACGGAGAACCCTGCAGTGCTGGCAGAATTAACA GAAGAACACGAGGAAATTATCCGGAACAGAGAAAATAAGGATTCAGAACTGACATGGCAGGAAtacaaatcaatgactttcaCAGCTAAG GTAATCAATGAAACAGTGAGACTGGCGAATATTGTCCCTGCAATTTTCAGAAAATCATTAAAAGATATCCAAATTAAAG GATACACAATACCAGCAGGCTGGGCTGTTATGGTTTGCCCTACAGCAGTGCATTTGAATCCTGACAAGTACAAAGATCCCCTTGAGTTCAATCCACGGAGATGGGATGTGAGTAATATACCACATATTTTCCTATCTTTATTGCCTGGCTACCAAACTTTTGCTTACTTTCTCCGGGGTACTCATTCACATCAAATAAATTTGTCACAGGGAGTGGAATCGAATGGAGCATCAAAACATTTcatggcttttggtggtggtaTGAGATTTTGTGTCGGAACAGACTTCACCAAGGTTCAAATGGCTGTCTTTCTTCATTGCTTGGTTACAAAATACAG GTGGACAGCAATCAAAGGGGGGAATATTGTTCGGACTCCTGGTTTAGCATTTCCAAATGGTTTGCACATTAAGATTTTAGAGAAGGATAACTAA
- the LOC113274847 gene encoding cytochrome P450 87A3-like isoform X3, producing MLSVSLCIGTLILICITHWVYRWRNPKCNGKLPPGSMGIPLLGESLQFFAPNTSSDVPPFIKKRMKRFGPVFKTSLVGRSVIVSTDPEINYFIFQQEGKLFQSWYPDTFTEIFGKQNVGSLHGFMYKYLKNMVLNLFGPESLKQKLLPQVAQAARSNLSSWANQDSVEVKEATANMIFDLTAKKLISYQYDPTKSSENLRENFVAFIQGLISFPLDIPGTAYHKCLQGRKKAMKMLKDLLQERRTAPKISHVDFFDYVLEELDKEGTVLTEAIALDLMFVLLFASFETTSLAITLAIKLLTENPAVLAELTEEHEEIIRNRENKDSELTWQEYKSMTFTAKVINETVRLANIVPAIFRKSLKDIQIKGYTIPAGWAVMVCPTAVHLNPDKYKDPLEFNPRRWDGVESNGASKHFMAFGGGMRFCVGTDFTKVQMAVFLHCLVTKYRWTAIKGGNIVRTPGLAFPNGLHIKILEKDN from the exons ATGTTATCAGTAAGTTTATGCATTGGTACCTTAATTCTTATCTGCATTACTCACTGGGTCTACAGATGGAGAAATCCCAAATGCAATGGAAAACTTCCTCCTGGTTCAATGGGTATCCCACTTCTTGGCGAAAGTCTTCAGTTCTTTGCACCAAATACTTCATCTGATGTTCCTCCTTTCATCAAGAAAAGAATGAAAAG ATTTGGCCCAGTTTTTAAAACTAGCTTGGTTGGGCGATCAGTCATCGTATCGACAGACCCAGAAATAAATTACTTTATTTtccaacaagaaggaaaattattCCAGAGTTGGTATCCTGATACTTTTACGGAGATATTTGGGAAACAGAATGTAGGATCCTTACACGGGTTCATGTACAAGTACCTGAAGAACATGGTTCTGAATCTCTTTGGTCCTGAAAGTCTAAAACAAAAGCTCCTCCCTCAGGTGGCACAGGCGGCAAGAAGCAATTTGTCTTCATGGGCTAATCAGGATAGCGTAGAAGTGAAAGAAGCCACTGCAAAT ATGATATTTGATCTAACTGCAAAGAAGCTTATCAGTTACCAATATGATCCGACCAAGTCCTCAGAAAATCTAAGAGAAAACTTTGTTGCATTTATACAGGGATTGATTTCTTTCCCTCTAGACATTCCTGGTACCGCATACCACAAATGTTTACAG GGTCGGAAAAAAGCAATGAAGATGTTGAAAGATTTGCTACAAGAGAGACGAACAGCACCAAAAATTAGTCATGTGGACTTCTTTGATTATGTCCTTGAAGAACTAGATAAAGAAGGAACAGTACTAACTGAAGCAATTGCGCTGGACTTAATGTTTGTCCTTCTCTTTGCAAGCTTTGAGACTACTTCCTTAGCGATAACATTAGCCATTAAGTTACTAACGGAGAACCCTGCAGTGCTGGCAGAATTAACA GAAGAACACGAGGAAATTATCCGGAACAGAGAAAATAAGGATTCAGAACTGACATGGCAGGAAtacaaatcaatgactttcaCAGCTAAG GTAATCAATGAAACAGTGAGACTGGCGAATATTGTCCCTGCAATTTTCAGAAAATCATTAAAAGATATCCAAATTAAAG GATACACAATACCAGCAGGCTGGGCTGTTATGGTTTGCCCTACAGCAGTGCATTTGAATCCTGACAAGTACAAAGATCCCCTTGAGTTCAATCCACGGAGATGGGAT GGAGTGGAATCGAATGGAGCATCAAAACATTTcatggcttttggtggtggtaTGAGATTTTGTGTCGGAACAGACTTCACCAAGGTTCAAATGGCTGTCTTTCTTCATTGCTTGGTTACAAAATACAG GTGGACAGCAATCAAAGGGGGGAATATTGTTCGGACTCCTGGTTTAGCATTTCCAAATGGTTTGCACATTAAGATTTTAGAGAAGGATAACTAA
- the LOC113274847 gene encoding cytochrome P450 87A3-like isoform X1, whose product MLSVSLCIGTLILICITHWVYRWRNPKCNGKLPPGSMGIPLLGESLQFFAPNTSSDVPPFIKKRMKRFGPVFKTSLVGRSVIVSTDPEINYFIFQQEGKLFQSWYPDTFTEIFGKQNVGSLHGFMYKYLKNMVLNLFGPESLKQKLLPQVAQAARSNLSSWANQDSVEVKEATANMIFDLTAKKLISYQYDPTKSSENLRENFVAFIQGLISFPLDIPGTAYHKCLQGRKKAMKMLKDLLQERRTAPKISHVDFFDYVLEELDKEGTVLTEAIALDLMFVLLFASFETTSLAITLAIKLLTENPAVLAELTEEHEEIIRNRENKDSELTWQEYKSMTFTAKVINETVRLANIVPAIFRKSLKDIQIKGYTIPAGWAVMVCPTAVHLNPDKYKDPLEFNPRRWDVSNIPHIFLSLLPGYQTFAYFLRGTHSHQINLSQGVESNGASKHFMAFGGGMRFCVGTDFTKVQMAVFLHCLVTKYRWTAIKGGNIVRTPGLAFPNGLHIKILEKDN is encoded by the exons ATGTTATCAGTAAGTTTATGCATTGGTACCTTAATTCTTATCTGCATTACTCACTGGGTCTACAGATGGAGAAATCCCAAATGCAATGGAAAACTTCCTCCTGGTTCAATGGGTATCCCACTTCTTGGCGAAAGTCTTCAGTTCTTTGCACCAAATACTTCATCTGATGTTCCTCCTTTCATCAAGAAAAGAATGAAAAG ATTTGGCCCAGTTTTTAAAACTAGCTTGGTTGGGCGATCAGTCATCGTATCGACAGACCCAGAAATAAATTACTTTATTTtccaacaagaaggaaaattattCCAGAGTTGGTATCCTGATACTTTTACGGAGATATTTGGGAAACAGAATGTAGGATCCTTACACGGGTTCATGTACAAGTACCTGAAGAACATGGTTCTGAATCTCTTTGGTCCTGAAAGTCTAAAACAAAAGCTCCTCCCTCAGGTGGCACAGGCGGCAAGAAGCAATTTGTCTTCATGGGCTAATCAGGATAGCGTAGAAGTGAAAGAAGCCACTGCAAAT ATGATATTTGATCTAACTGCAAAGAAGCTTATCAGTTACCAATATGATCCGACCAAGTCCTCAGAAAATCTAAGAGAAAACTTTGTTGCATTTATACAGGGATTGATTTCTTTCCCTCTAGACATTCCTGGTACCGCATACCACAAATGTTTACAG GGTCGGAAAAAAGCAATGAAGATGTTGAAAGATTTGCTACAAGAGAGACGAACAGCACCAAAAATTAGTCATGTGGACTTCTTTGATTATGTCCTTGAAGAACTAGATAAAGAAGGAACAGTACTAACTGAAGCAATTGCGCTGGACTTAATGTTTGTCCTTCTCTTTGCAAGCTTTGAGACTACTTCCTTAGCGATAACATTAGCCATTAAGTTACTAACGGAGAACCCTGCAGTGCTGGCAGAATTAACA GAAGAACACGAGGAAATTATCCGGAACAGAGAAAATAAGGATTCAGAACTGACATGGCAGGAAtacaaatcaatgactttcaCAGCTAAG GTAATCAATGAAACAGTGAGACTGGCGAATATTGTCCCTGCAATTTTCAGAAAATCATTAAAAGATATCCAAATTAAAG GATACACAATACCAGCAGGCTGGGCTGTTATGGTTTGCCCTACAGCAGTGCATTTGAATCCTGACAAGTACAAAGATCCCCTTGAGTTCAATCCACGGAGATGGGATGTGAGTAATATACCACATATTTTCCTATCTTTATTGCCTGGCTACCAAACTTTTGCTTACTTTCTCCGGGGTACTCATTCACATCAAATAAATTTGTCACAGGGAGTGGAATCGAATGGAGCATCAAAACATTTcatggcttttggtggtggtaTGAGATTTTGTGTCGGAACAGACTTCACCAAGGTTCAAATGGCTGTCTTTCTTCATTGCTTGGTTACAAAATACAG GTGGACAGCAATCAAAGGGGGGAATATTGTTCGGACTCCTGGTTTAGCATTTCCAAATGGTTTGCACATTAAGATTTTAGAGAAGGATAACTAA